From Vreelandella neptunia, the proteins below share one genomic window:
- a CDS encoding DUF4168 domain-containing protein, with the protein MQRMTALFSAALLATGLMAATAHAQEEQQGAAQDPMATQQAPAQDFSDDQLQQFADASQEIAVISQEYTQRLQEAEDESAQQEVRTEANDRMIEVVEDSGLDVDTFNAIGQSIQQDPEMMQRVQEMANQS; encoded by the coding sequence ATGCAACGTATGACTGCTCTGTTCTCCGCTGCCCTGCTCGCGACCGGTCTGATGGCTGCTACCGCCCACGCGCAGGAAGAGCAACAAGGCGCTGCACAAGATCCAATGGCAACCCAGCAAGCACCTGCCCAGGATTTTTCTGACGACCAGCTCCAGCAGTTTGCTGATGCTTCTCAAGAAATTGCGGTTATTTCCCAGGAATATACCCAGCGTCTGCAGGAAGCGGAAGACGAATCAGCGCAGCAGGAAGTGCGCACCGAAGCTAACGACCGCATGATTGAAGTGGTCGAAGACAGCGGGCTAGATGTTGATACTTTCAACGCTATCGGTCAATCCATTCAGCAAGACCCTGAAATGATGCAGCGTGTTCAGGAAATGGCTAACCAGTCGTAA